The Humidesulfovibrio mexicanus region AAGTTCGACGCCACCATCCACCGGGGCGGCCTGACCAACTTCTTCATGCTCTATCTGCTGCCCGGCACGCCAAAGGACGCCATCTGCTTCATGGCGGGCCTGACCAGACTGTCGCTGTGGAAGCTTCTGGCCGTGAACATCCTGGGGCGGCTGCCGGGGCTCGCGGTGCTCACCTTTACCGGCGCGGCGGCCGACGCCGACCTGTTCACCGTCAAGCTGGTGTTCGGCATCGGCCTCGCCCTGGCCTTCGTCATCTGGCTCTTCGACGAGGAGATCAAGGAGCGGCTGGCCCGGCTGGCCGGATAGGCGCACGCGCATCCGGTTGCCTTCACCACGGCGGCTGGTGTATCAGGGCTCTGGGGCGCTGGCCTTCCGCGCCGCCCCTGGCCTTCATCCGCAATCAAGGAGCCAGCTCATGCGCAGATTCGCCGCGGCCCTGCTTTCCCTGCTTCTTCTTGGCCTGTTGCACGGCTGCTACGGCGCCTACGGCGGCGGCGGGGGAGAGAATCCCGCCCACTACGAGCAGGGGCTGGTGGACAAGTCCGCCGCGGTGGTGCGCGCCATGCGCTCTTCGCCCTCCTTCCGCCCCATCGAGGTGTACCTGAAAAACGCGCGCGGCGTGCTCATTTTGCCCAGCGTCATCAAGGCCGGCTTCATTTATGGTGGCCAGGGCGGCAACGGCGTGCTCCTCGGGCGCGAGGCCGACGGCTCCTGGTCCTCTCCGGCCTTCTACACCCTTGGCGGCGGCAGCATCGGCCTGCAGATCGGCGTGCAGGAGGCGGCCATCGTGCTCGTGTTCATGAACGACAAGGCCTTCAAGGCCGCCATCGACACCGGCCTGACCCTGGGGGCCGACGCCACCGTGGCCGCCGGAACCGAGGGCCTTACCGGCGAGGTGGCCAGCACCCATGCCTTCAAGGATGTGTACTACTTCGCCGACGTGGGCGGCCTGTTCGCCGGAATCTCCCTTGAGGGCGGGGTGGTGCATGTGCGCGAGGGCCTGAACACGACCTACTACGGCCAGTCCCTCAGTCCCAGGCAAATCGTGCTGGAGCGCCGCGCCGACGTGCCCGCCGCCCGGCTGCTGAAGGACGCCCTCACGGTTTCGGCCAAGGGAAAATAGGTGCGCGTGGCGTTCTGGCGTGGGAAGGGGAGCGCGCAGCGGCCGTTGCGCCTGTCCTTGGCGCGATTGGCCGGTCTGGCCGCCCTTGCCGTGCTGCTCGGCCTGGTCGGCTGTGCGGCCAAGGTGTCGCCTCCGCCCGCGCCGCCGCCGCCCCCGCCGCCTGCGGAGCTGCGCGACATTTTGACCTTGCCCCAGGACGTGGCCGCCTATTTCGACCCCGCCAGCCTGGACCGGCCCCTGCTGTCCAGCAAGGAGCAGCGGCGCTTTGCCGCGCGCCTGCGCGAGCTGCACTTCGCGCCCTGGCACAGAAGCGCACCGGCCCACGCCAGGGCCGACGCCCTCTGGGGCCTGGCCGCCCTCAAGCCCGGCCGCCACTACGGCGAGAACTTGCGCCCGCTG contains the following coding sequences:
- a CDS encoding lipid-binding SYLF domain-containing protein, with the translated sequence MRRFAAALLSLLLLGLLHGCYGAYGGGGGENPAHYEQGLVDKSAAVVRAMRSSPSFRPIEVYLKNARGVLILPSVIKAGFIYGGQGGNGVLLGREADGSWSSPAFYTLGGGSIGLQIGVQEAAIVLVFMNDKAFKAAIDTGLTLGADATVAAGTEGLTGEVASTHAFKDVYYFADVGGLFAGISLEGGVVHVREGLNTTYYGQSLSPRQIVLERRADVPAARLLKDALTVSAKGK